The following coding sequences are from one Veillonella rodentium window:
- a CDS encoding ATPase produces the protein MFSYQSKYCLAAAMAAMAALTGHVEARDIDLKSIGYFQFSPLPPSLVSQTDTLLLSDSPEYVGPVGGTLSAGTINGNGRIYFYHVNEMSQPHKMAIVLENQTPYASTVHVMRQLKSVASKDYFAAGRDLSRQDLEHPLDESPTAKPLYSLSIPPKGRQLIFSDLENTPVPQDALFTGLVDIKTDASVYARVMMLPMDLNSVEASHWVNNLPIDEIQLRGTYTGAKRNMEITTPYDTALGGAYVEIGNDREDVFINGVDEMQNKAFVRDRGNYGVSYTLKIPTKGEEPFRLYFNPLGGPYSGSFTVKALHQQGARRGETDTRTYHIGGADGVSALGDGTILDSRLMGNYNGGDELTLSFMPAGASNLPIRFLFIPESLANPRQQQTIAVEVSKEAKDSLGHPTEGLKNIPVGTSKGAEKGRIDTTKPGVADKVKSAESIAHEETKKLSDKATAEAKREEKLKQAKKLEEVFARKKAEEARVAADKAAEERKAAEAKQAEIERKMAEKAEEDRKAVEEKAAKEAQLAAEREALKAREAEAARQAAEAKRIEDARKAEAVRIEAARKADEARQAAEAKRAEELRKAKEARIAAEEKRAEEARKEEEARQAAEAERIEAERKAEIARLEALKQAEEAKRAEEARKAEAARQAEEAKQAEEARKAEAARIEEEAKSAENANKEAVARIEAARKAEADRQAAERKRAENERKAEQARQAAEAKRIAAAHKEAVARIEAARKAEEARRIKEAKQAEEARKAEAARVEAARKAEEIRKAAEVKRIEEERKAEEARIVAEAKRAEEARKAEEDRKAAEAKRAEDQRRAEAARIESERQAELARQAEAARQVEQERLAAERAEAERQAAEAKRIAEERYQEHLMAERKAEEARQQALAQAESERKAKERAEAIQRLQERQAYERRKAEMARQQLEAERQAAERARRGRSFEELDDTSNSAPKVYIPDAISIEELTKPRPTASQNTRPREQREQEQQEQQTQQQEPQNQQQEQQNQEQNNEQQNQQNGAQNG, from the coding sequence ATGTTTTCATATCAATCAAAATATTGCTTGGCTGCGGCGATGGCCGCGATGGCTGCGCTTACGGGCCATGTGGAGGCACGCGATATTGACTTAAAATCCATAGGATATTTTCAATTTTCACCGTTGCCGCCATCCCTGGTGTCTCAAACGGATACATTGTTGCTATCCGACAGTCCCGAATACGTAGGGCCTGTAGGTGGCACGCTAAGTGCGGGTACGATTAACGGAAACGGGCGTATCTATTTCTATCATGTAAATGAAATGTCACAGCCTCATAAGATGGCCATCGTCCTGGAAAATCAGACGCCATATGCGAGCACTGTTCATGTTATGAGACAGCTTAAGTCCGTAGCATCAAAGGATTATTTTGCGGCCGGTCGCGATTTATCACGTCAGGATTTAGAACATCCTCTTGATGAAAGCCCGACGGCAAAGCCTCTATATTCTTTGAGTATCCCTCCGAAAGGTCGGCAGCTCATATTCTCGGATCTGGAAAACACACCTGTTCCTCAGGATGCATTATTTACGGGCCTTGTAGATATTAAAACAGATGCATCAGTCTATGCACGTGTTATGATGCTCCCTATGGATCTTAACTCGGTAGAGGCGTCTCACTGGGTTAATAACTTACCGATCGATGAAATCCAATTGCGCGGTACCTATACAGGGGCCAAGCGTAATATGGAGATAACGACACCGTACGATACAGCTCTTGGCGGTGCTTATGTGGAAATCGGTAATGATCGAGAGGATGTTTTCATCAACGGTGTCGATGAAATGCAGAATAAGGCATTCGTTCGGGATCGCGGTAACTATGGTGTATCGTATACCTTAAAAATTCCTACGAAGGGCGAGGAACCGTTCCGGCTGTATTTTAATCCTCTGGGGGGGCCTTATTCCGGTTCTTTTACGGTGAAAGCCTTGCATCAGCAGGGGGCTCGTCGAGGTGAAACGGATACCCGTACATATCATATCGGCGGTGCGGATGGCGTTTCGGCTTTAGGTGACGGAACGATTCTGGATAGCCGATTGATGGGCAACTATAATGGGGGGGATGAATTGACGTTATCCTTTATGCCTGCCGGTGCATCAAATTTACCAATCCGATTCCTATTCATTCCTGAATCATTGGCGAATCCCCGGCAACAGCAGACGATCGCCGTGGAAGTATCTAAAGAGGCTAAAGACAGCTTGGGACATCCTACGGAAGGGCTCAAGAACATTCCGGTAGGGACCTCAAAAGGCGCCGAAAAAGGTCGCATCGATACAACGAAGCCGGGTGTTGCTGATAAGGTGAAATCCGCAGAGTCAATTGCTCATGAAGAGACTAAGAAGTTAAGCGATAAGGCGACAGCTGAGGCTAAGCGCGAAGAAAAGTTGAAGCAGGCGAAAAAACTGGAAGAAGTGTTTGCCCGCAAGAAGGCAGAGGAAGCGCGTGTTGCTGCGGATAAAGCGGCAGAAGAACGCAAGGCTGCCGAAGCGAAACAGGCTGAAATAGAGCGCAAGATGGCGGAAAAAGCCGAGGAGGATCGTAAGGCGGTCGAGGAAAAGGCCGCTAAAGAGGCGCAGTTGGCAGCTGAAAGGGAAGCTCTCAAGGCGCGTGAAGCGGAAGCGGCTCGACAAGCGGCGGAAGCAAAACGGATCGAGGATGCGCGTAAGGCGGAAGCTGTAAGAATTGAAGCGGCCCGTAAGGCTGATGAGGCTCGACAGGCAGCCGAGGCGAAACGTGCAGAGGAATTACGTAAAGCGAAAGAAGCACGCATAGCGGCAGAAGAAAAACGCGCCGAGGAAGCACGTAAGGAGGAAGAAGCTCGACAAGCGGCAGAAGCGGAACGCATTGAAGCGGAGCGCAAGGCTGAAATTGCAAGACTTGAGGCCCTTAAGCAGGCTGAGGAAGCGAAACGTGCCGAAGAGGCGCGTAAAGCGGAGGCAGCACGTCAGGCAGAAGAGGCGAAACAGGCCGAAGAAGCGCGTAAAGCGGAAGCGGCGCGAATCGAGGAAGAGGCAAAGAGTGCTGAGAATGCTAATAAAGAAGCTGTAGCTCGAATCGAAGCGGCCCGTAAAGCGGAAGCGGATCGCCAGGCGGCAGAGCGAAAACGTGCTGAGAATGAACGTAAAGCTGAACAGGCACGGCAAGCTGCTGAGGCTAAACGCATTGCGGCCGCTCATAAGGAAGCCGTAGCACGTATTGAAGCGGCTCGTAAAGCAGAGGAAGCACGTCGAATTAAGGAGGCAAAACAAGCGGAAGAGGCCCGTAAGGCTGAAGCTGCGAGGGTTGAGGCGGCCCGTAAGGCGGAAGAAATACGTAAAGCGGCAGAGGTTAAACGGATTGAAGAAGAACGTAAGGCCGAGGAAGCTCGCATTGTAGCAGAAGCTAAGCGCGCCGAAGAAGCGCGTAAAGCCGAGGAAGATCGAAAGGCGGCAGAAGCGAAACGCGCTGAAGATCAACGTCGGGCAGAGGCCGCCCGTATTGAATCCGAACGACAGGCGGAATTGGCACGTCAAGCTGAGGCAGCTCGTCAGGTGGAACAGGAACGATTGGCTGCGGAACGTGCCGAGGCGGAACGACAAGCGGCGGAGGCGAAACGTATTGCGGAAGAACGATACCAGGAACACCTCATGGCGGAACGCAAAGCGGAAGAGGCTCGTCAGCAGGCGTTGGCTCAAGCGGAAAGCGAACGGAAAGCGAAGGAGCGCGCCGAGGCGATTCAACGTCTTCAGGAACGGCAAGCTTACGAGCGTCGTAAAGCGGAAATGGCACGTCAACAGTTGGAAGCGGAACGACAAGCGGCGGAACGCGCCCGCAGAGGCCGATCCTTCGAAGAGTTGGATGATACCTCTAACAGCGCACCAAAAGTATATATTCCGGATGCTATATCCATTGAAGAGTTGACGAAACCGAGACCGACAGCTTCTCAGAATACGCGCCCTCGTGAACAGCGTGAACAGGAGCAGCAGGAACAACAAACGCAGCAACAGGAACCGCAAAATCAACAGCAGGAGCAGCAGAACCAGGAACAAAATAATGAACAACAGAACCAACAAAACGGAGCTCAAAACGGCTGA
- a CDS encoding dihydroorotase, with protein MSLLIKNGTVVNPAKQQHEVADVLVKDGKIAAIGQNLSADGAEVYDATGLIVAPGLIDIHTHLREPGQEAKEDFHSGTQAAAAGGFTRVVTMANTTPVVDNAALVRGLKKQAELTGVVKVEFIGAVSKNLEGKELAELGDMAEAGVVAFSDDGHYVENAAFMRRALEYSSMFDKIVIDHAEDITLTKNGHMHEGFVSYELGVIGRPAVAEDLAVARDILLSEMTGGHIHIAHVSSKNTVDMVRRAKAKGLNVTCEVTSQHLSFTDEYLRDYNPAFKMAPPIRSEDHRQALLEGLKDGTIDAIITDHAPHAFEEKDHEFCCAPNGFSGLETSLAGVITNAYGSDKLSIDQVVYHMSTRPAELMRLDAGVLEVGKPADITVFSDTETWTVDRNQFYTKGKVSPFDGMTVTGKAKLTVVDGEIVMKEGVVLR; from the coding sequence GTGAGCTTGCTTATTAAGAATGGTACGGTAGTTAATCCGGCAAAACAACAACATGAAGTAGCGGATGTTCTCGTGAAAGATGGTAAAATTGCGGCCATCGGTCAAAATTTAAGTGCAGACGGTGCCGAAGTATATGATGCGACAGGTCTCATTGTAGCACCCGGTCTTATCGATATTCACACACATTTACGCGAACCCGGTCAGGAAGCGAAGGAAGATTTTCATTCCGGTACGCAGGCGGCGGCAGCCGGCGGCTTTACCCGGGTCGTAACGATGGCGAATACAACGCCTGTTGTAGATAATGCGGCCCTCGTGAGAGGTTTGAAAAAACAGGCGGAACTGACCGGTGTCGTGAAGGTTGAATTTATCGGCGCCGTTTCCAAAAATCTTGAAGGTAAGGAATTGGCGGAACTCGGTGATATGGCGGAAGCGGGCGTCGTTGCGTTCTCCGATGACGGTCACTACGTAGAAAATGCGGCATTTATGCGCCGCGCTTTGGAGTACTCGTCCATGTTCGACAAGATTGTTATCGATCATGCGGAGGATATTACGTTGACGAAAAACGGTCATATGCATGAAGGTTTTGTATCCTATGAACTGGGTGTTATCGGTCGACCTGCGGTAGCGGAGGATTTGGCCGTAGCCCGCGATATCTTATTGTCTGAAATGACGGGCGGTCATATTCACATCGCTCATGTAAGCAGTAAGAACACCGTGGACATGGTGCGCCGTGCAAAGGCTAAAGGCCTCAATGTAACCTGTGAAGTGACGAGCCAACACTTGTCCTTTACGGATGAATATTTACGGGATTATAATCCCGCTTTCAAAATGGCGCCGCCAATCCGATCGGAAGATCATCGTCAGGCCCTCTTGGAAGGCTTAAAAGACGGCACCATCGATGCGATTATTACAGACCATGCACCGCATGCGTTTGAAGAAAAAGACCACGAGTTCTGCTGTGCGCCGAATGGTTTCAGCGGCCTTGAAACATCGTTGGCCGGCGTTATTACGAATGCATACGGTTCTGATAAACTCAGCATCGATCAGGTCGTGTACCACATGAGTACGCGCCCGGCGGAATTGATGCGTCTTGATGCGGGTGTTCTTGAAGTCGGTAAACCGGCAGATATTACCGTGTTCAGTGATACAGAAACCTGGACGGTAGATCGCAATCAATTCTATACAAAAGGTAAGGTCAGCCCATTTGACGGTATGACCGTTACGGGCAAGGCTAAACTCACCGTAGTGGATGGTGAGATTGTTATGAAGGAGGGCGTAGTCCTAAGATGA
- a CDS encoding gluconeogenesis factor YvcK family protein, giving the protein MLRKGWFRWLIPGLNIKRWLTLFSLGVGLLIIGISLMFNYQWLAVLEDIVLAFSYEMTGFYNYNILVAVGVVLISVGGVLMLIGTSKVVKTIIRAVLPNPDSKVSDIIFQNIRLDKGPKIVVIGGGTGLSNLLRGLKTHTSNLSAIVTVADDGGSSGRLREDFQMIAPGDLRNCLVALAEQEGVMENLFRYRFEGDNELSGHSFGNLFITALAQVYDGDIEEALEAASKLLRVRGRVIPSSTEFIKLRAEMTDGTIVEGESNIPNSGKCIRHMYSDPALPKPEGAALRAIDEADFIIIGPGSLYTSIIPNLLTDKIASHIRASKANKIYIANVMTQPGETSGYTLNDHVEALIAHGGEGIIDTVLANDGPLPIQMVEQYSAVGSEPVAIDSKKLQAKGIRTIRATLISSQKPAVHDPERLGKVIMDIVHAMQSNTEPHILEYYLQRDDH; this is encoded by the coding sequence ATGTTACGAAAAGGATGGTTCCGGTGGCTGATTCCGGGTCTAAATATCAAACGTTGGCTTACCCTGTTCAGTCTCGGTGTAGGTCTATTGATCATTGGCATTTCCTTGATGTTTAACTATCAATGGTTAGCCGTTCTTGAAGATATCGTGCTCGCTTTTTCTTATGAAATGACGGGCTTTTACAATTATAATATACTCGTCGCCGTCGGTGTTGTGCTCATCTCCGTCGGGGGTGTACTGATGCTGATCGGTACGAGTAAGGTTGTTAAGACCATTATTCGCGCCGTTTTACCGAATCCGGACAGCAAGGTGTCGGATATTATCTTTCAGAATATTCGCCTTGATAAAGGTCCCAAAATCGTTGTTATCGGCGGCGGTACGGGTCTGTCCAATTTATTGCGCGGCTTGAAGACCCATACGTCGAATTTATCGGCTATCGTTACTGTAGCTGATGACGGCGGTTCATCGGGACGCTTGCGTGAAGACTTTCAAATGATTGCACCCGGTGATTTACGAAACTGCCTGGTGGCGTTGGCGGAACAAGAAGGGGTTATGGAAAATCTGTTCCGATATCGATTTGAAGGGGATAATGAATTATCGGGACACAGTTTCGGTAATCTGTTTATTACGGCTCTTGCGCAGGTGTATGACGGTGACATAGAGGAAGCCTTAGAGGCGGCCAGCAAGCTGTTGCGTGTACGCGGGCGCGTTATTCCGTCATCTACGGAGTTTATTAAATTGCGCGCGGAAATGACAGATGGTACTATAGTTGAAGGTGAAAGTAATATTCCTAACTCGGGTAAATGCATTCGCCATATGTACAGCGATCCGGCACTGCCTAAGCCGGAAGGGGCCGCATTGCGAGCCATAGATGAGGCTGATTTTATCATCATCGGGCCGGGCAGTCTGTATACGAGCATTATTCCCAACCTGCTCACCGATAAAATTGCATCTCATATTAGAGCGAGCAAAGCGAATAAGATTTATATCGCCAATGTTATGACCCAACCGGGGGAAACATCAGGCTATACGTTAAATGACCATGTGGAGGCGCTCATCGCGCACGGCGGAGAGGGAATCATTGATACGGTTCTCGCTAATGACGGGCCGTTGCCGATTCAGATGGTCGAACAATATAGCGCCGTCGGTTCAGAGCCGGTGGCGATCGATTCAAAGAAATTGCAGGCTAAAGGCATTCGTACGATTCGCGCAACGTTGATCAGTTCTCAGAAACCGGCTGTTCACGATCCGGAGCGATTGGGCAAGGTCATCATGGATATCGTCCATGCTATGCAGTCCAATACGGAGCCTCATATTCTGGAATATTATTTGCAGCGGGATGATCATTAA
- the carA gene encoding glutamine-hydrolyzing carbamoyl-phosphate synthase small subunit, producing MKGKLVLEDGSVFEGSLLGGAPTVGEVVFNTGMTGYQEILTDPSYADQIITLTYPLIGNYGTLNAITQGPKPYCKGFIVGELCDFPSNWQNEGLFSEYLRLHGIPCLYDVDTRAITRTIRNHGVMKGILVRADYPMEDIEKFFKQELPTDQVMRVTTKWQGMRGDKNAEFHVAVMDYGVKENILRSLEAAGCRLTVFPADSKAEEVLAVNPDGIFLSNGPGDPKDLGYAVEEVKKMFGKKPIFGICMGHQVLAQAYGGSTFKLKFGHRGSNHPVQDLRTGRVYITSQNHGFAVDDTTLPDDVEVTHRSVNDGTVEGMRHKTLPIFSVQYHPEASPGPTDNLYLFDEFEDMMRKGR from the coding sequence ATGAAAGGCAAGTTAGTACTCGAAGACGGATCCGTATTTGAAGGGTCCTTGTTAGGTGGCGCTCCTACGGTAGGTGAGGTCGTGTTCAACACAGGTATGACCGGATATCAGGAAATTCTGACAGACCCGTCCTATGCGGATCAAATTATTACATTGACCTATCCCTTGATAGGTAATTACGGCACATTAAATGCTATTACGCAGGGGCCTAAACCGTATTGTAAAGGCTTTATTGTCGGTGAACTGTGCGATTTTCCGTCCAACTGGCAAAATGAAGGCCTGTTTAGCGAATATCTTCGTCTACATGGCATTCCCTGCCTTTATGATGTGGATACGCGTGCGATTACTCGTACTATCCGTAATCATGGTGTAATGAAGGGCATTCTGGTACGCGCCGATTATCCGATGGAGGATATTGAAAAATTCTTTAAACAGGAATTGCCCACCGATCAGGTCATGCGAGTTACTACGAAGTGGCAGGGTATGCGCGGCGATAAAAATGCCGAGTTCCACGTTGCCGTTATGGATTACGGTGTGAAAGAGAATATCCTTCGTTCTCTGGAGGCGGCGGGATGTCGTCTCACCGTATTCCCGGCTGATTCCAAGGCGGAGGAAGTACTGGCCGTGAATCCGGACGGTATCTTCCTGTCAAATGGACCCGGAGATCCTAAGGATCTCGGCTATGCGGTGGAAGAAGTCAAAAAAATGTTCGGTAAGAAGCCGATTTTCGGTATCTGCATGGGGCATCAGGTATTGGCGCAGGCCTATGGCGGTTCTACGTTCAAATTAAAATTCGGACATCGCGGGTCGAACCATCCTGTACAGGACCTTCGGACCGGACGCGTATATATTACATCTCAAAATCATGGCTTTGCCGTAGATGATACGACATTGCCTGATGATGTGGAGGTGACGCATCGCAGCGTAAATGACGGGACCGTAGAAGGTATGCGTCACAAGACCTTGCCGATTTTTTCTGTTCAATACCATCCGGAAGCCTCTCCGGGACCGACAGATAATTTATATTTGTTTGATGAATTTGAAGATATGATGAGAAAGGGACGATAA
- a CDS encoding aspartate carbamoyltransferase catalytic subunit, with amino-acid sequence MGQVSLHGKHLLGLQNVSAEEIRLILDVAKKMKKVVLSDDKKMPFLKGKSIVNLFMEPSTRTRSSFELAGKYLGADVINITPSGSSMGKGESFRDTLLTLAYMGTDAIVMRHSAEGAPLYATKAVDPIIINAGDGAHEHPTQALLDMYSILEKKESIEGLKIVILGDIMHSRVARSSIYGLTKMGADVHLAGPRTMVYPEFAKMGVTVHHDVREAVADADVVNVLRIQLERIHSALYPTNREYARIFGINQDVLKLAKDDVMVMHPGPMNRGLEIAPDVAYSDQSVIQEQVRNGVAIRMAVLYLTIHGGDGSELAY; translated from the coding sequence ATGGGACAAGTTAGCTTGCATGGCAAACATCTATTGGGTTTGCAGAATGTGTCCGCGGAAGAAATCAGATTGATTTTGGATGTGGCGAAGAAGATGAAGAAGGTCGTCCTGTCTGATGATAAGAAGATGCCGTTTTTGAAAGGGAAATCTATCGTTAATCTCTTTATGGAACCCAGTACACGGACCCGCAGTTCTTTTGAATTAGCCGGTAAATATCTGGGTGCTGATGTCATCAACATTACGCCGAGCGGCTCGTCCATGGGCAAGGGTGAAAGTTTCCGCGATACATTGCTCACATTGGCCTACATGGGAACGGATGCTATCGTAATGCGTCATAGCGCAGAAGGGGCGCCTTTGTATGCCACAAAGGCGGTAGATCCTATCATCATCAATGCAGGTGACGGGGCGCATGAACATCCTACGCAGGCTCTACTCGATATGTATTCCATATTGGAGAAAAAAGAGTCCATCGAGGGTCTGAAGATCGTTATCCTCGGGGACATCATGCATAGCCGCGTTGCAAGATCCAGCATTTACGGCCTCACAAAAATGGGGGCGGATGTGCATCTGGCCGGTCCTCGCACCATGGTATATCCGGAATTTGCGAAAATGGGGGTCACCGTTCATCACGATGTGCGTGAGGCCGTTGCCGATGCGGATGTAGTCAATGTACTTCGCATTCAGCTGGAACGTATTCACTCCGCTTTATATCCGACTAACCGTGAATATGCGCGTATTTTCGGTATCAACCAGGATGTATTAAAATTGGCAAAGGATGATGTCATGGTTATGCATCCGGGGCCGATGAATCGAGGTCTTGAAATTGCTCCTGATGTAGCTTATTCGGATCAATCGGTAATTCAGGAACAGGTACGCAACGGCGTAGCGATTCGTATGGCGGTATTGTACTTAACAATTCATGGAGGTGACGGTAGTGAGCTTGCTTATTAA
- the rapZ gene encoding RNase adapter RapZ, with the protein MEAFRLLIVTGMSGAGKTQVLQALEDMGYLCVDNIPPILIPKLSEICRQGGEKTNRVALVVDIRGGEFFEALSASLDSLKEMKVDYEIVFMDATDETLIRRYKESRRSHPLAPDGLITTGLKKERQILNSVRHKADFIIDTTNMKTASLKEYLKTRFTQVDDGHGMSITVVSFGFKYGIPLDADMVWDVRFLPNPFYIPEYRHKTGRVKVVNDYIHSFEVTEEFKRRYFDTMDFLVPNYEQEGKSQFIIAVGCTGGMHRSVAMAETLYAHLLQKGYHVSVEHRDMMKNNVEEDFNPHEINTLCD; encoded by the coding sequence ATGGAAGCATTTCGTTTATTAATTGTAACGGGCATGTCCGGTGCCGGTAAGACACAGGTATTACAAGCTCTTGAAGATATGGGATATTTATGCGTCGATAATATCCCGCCTATATTGATTCCCAAATTGAGTGAAATCTGTCGTCAAGGCGGGGAAAAAACGAATCGCGTGGCCCTTGTCGTGGATATTCGGGGCGGCGAATTTTTTGAAGCCCTGTCCGCATCTCTTGACAGCTTGAAAGAGATGAAGGTGGATTATGAAATTGTATTCATGGATGCTACCGATGAAACATTGATACGGCGCTATAAAGAGAGTCGTCGCAGTCATCCGTTGGCTCCGGACGGACTTATCACGACAGGTCTTAAAAAGGAACGTCAGATCTTAAATTCCGTACGTCATAAGGCGGATTTTATCATCGATACGACGAACATGAAGACGGCCAGCCTGAAAGAGTACCTGAAGACTCGTTTCACTCAAGTCGATGACGGTCACGGTATGTCTATCACCGTGGTGAGCTTCGGCTTTAAATACGGTATTCCTCTCGATGCGGATATGGTATGGGATGTACGATTTCTGCCGAATCCTTTCTATATTCCCGAGTATCGTCATAAGACCGGCCGTGTAAAGGTCGTCAACGATTATATTCATTCCTTTGAGGTGACGGAAGAGTTCAAACGGAGATATTTTGATACCATGGATTTTCTCGTACCGAATTATGAGCAGGAAGGAAAATCTCAATTTATCATAGCCGTCGGCTGCACGGGCGGTATGCATCGCTCCGTGGCGATGGCGGAGACTCTTTATGCCCATTTGTTGCAGAAGGGATATCATGTATCCGTTGAACATCGGGATATGATGAAAAATAATGTGGAAGAGGATTTTAATCCTCATGAAATTAATACACTGTGCGACTAG
- the whiA gene encoding DNA-binding protein WhiA, with product MSFAEDVKNELCQYESSGDVDMAMKIEASCLLRMSGSIILGANGAVGIRLATANNAVARRLLGILKKQYELPTNVLVRQGLNLRKKNMYTLSVEPSAEGRQALEDLALWPMTAQIPRSWLKSMESRRAFLRGAFLGGGSVNKPQSDYHLEFMTGNEDFAREIIYVLKLFHLHGGLTERKDEYVVYLKEGDAVTNCLQIMGAQSALMDFENVRIMKTVRNQINRQVNCETANLQKTVDAAVRQVKAIRIVDEYLGIDKLPEKLRVVAGLRLENPEASLKELEEMMNGKLSKSGIGHRLKKIEALALTYDPNGLEEL from the coding sequence ATGTCATTTGCAGAAGATGTAAAAAATGAATTATGCCAATATGAATCATCCGGTGATGTGGATATGGCCATGAAAATTGAGGCGTCCTGCTTGTTGCGTATGAGCGGATCCATTATTCTGGGCGCTAACGGGGCCGTAGGCATTCGGCTGGCAACCGCCAATAATGCGGTTGCCCGTCGCCTGTTAGGCATTTTAAAAAAGCAATATGAACTGCCCACAAATGTACTGGTGCGGCAGGGATTGAATTTAAGAAAAAAGAATATGTATACATTGTCCGTGGAGCCCTCTGCGGAAGGACGTCAGGCATTGGAAGACTTAGCTCTTTGGCCCATGACCGCACAGATTCCCAGAAGCTGGCTCAAATCGATGGAATCCCGTCGTGCCTTTTTGAGAGGGGCATTTTTAGGGGGCGGATCCGTTAATAAGCCTCAAAGTGACTATCACCTGGAATTCATGACCGGCAATGAAGATTTTGCGAGGGAGATTATTTATGTATTGAAATTATTTCATCTTCATGGCGGTCTGACGGAGCGTAAGGATGAGTATGTGGTGTATCTCAAGGAAGGGGACGCCGTGACGAACTGCCTTCAAATCATGGGGGCTCAGTCGGCATTGATGGACTTTGAGAATGTGCGGATCATGAAAACCGTGCGTAATCAGATAAATCGTCAGGTGAATTGCGAGACGGCGAATCTGCAAAAAACTGTAGATGCCGCGGTTCGTCAGGTCAAAGCTATCCGTATTGTTGATGAATATTTAGGTATCGACAAATTACCGGAAAAATTGCGTGTTGTGGCCGGATTGCGACTGGAAAATCCGGAGGCCAGTTTAAAAGAGCTTGAAGAGATGATGAACGGCAAATTGTCTAAATCCGGTATTGGTCATCGTTTAAAAAAAATTGAGGCGTTAGCGCTAACTTATGACCCGAACGGTCTGGAAGAATTATAG